One part of the Geothrix edaphica genome encodes these proteins:
- a CDS encoding pseudouridine synthase encodes MRKPAPKGPRTAPATRKPATGRPATGAPRPSASARPAAGPARPATASRPSSGAGARSTFGAPTRRPAIDKTRPAAKLAPRKPAAPRPGGAPPRPPQAGQERLQKILAAAGIDSRRACEQIILDGRVQVNGKTVSELGTRADPRRDEITVDLIPIHREAPVYILMNKPKGYVTTVKDDQGRPTVMALLKGVPGRLYPVGRLDFNSEGLLLMTNDGALAQVLMGPEHEIPKVYLVKVHRNLRPELMKELQEGFLLSGRRLKPCHIEVAEKGDNPWLKVTLTEGKNQQIRRMFAAVGHPVSKLRRVQFGPLSDPMLKPGAWRFLHPQEIAAIKSL; translated from the coding sequence ATGAGAAAGCCCGCCCCGAAGGGGCCGCGCACCGCGCCCGCCACCCGCAAGCCCGCCACCGGCCGCCCGGCGACCGGAGCGCCCCGGCCCTCGGCTTCAGCCCGTCCGGCCGCAGGCCCGGCCCGGCCAGCCACGGCCTCCCGCCCGTCCTCGGGTGCCGGCGCCCGGTCCACGTTCGGCGCCCCCACCCGGCGGCCGGCCATCGACAAGACCCGGCCCGCGGCCAAGCTGGCCCCGCGCAAGCCAGCCGCGCCCCGCCCCGGTGGCGCCCCGCCCCGGCCTCCCCAGGCCGGCCAGGAGCGCCTCCAGAAGATCCTCGCCGCCGCGGGCATCGACAGCCGCCGGGCCTGCGAGCAGATCATCCTGGACGGCCGCGTGCAGGTGAACGGGAAGACCGTCAGCGAGCTGGGCACCCGCGCGGATCCGCGCCGGGACGAAATCACCGTGGACCTGATCCCCATCCACCGGGAGGCGCCGGTCTACATCCTCATGAACAAGCCCAAGGGCTACGTCACCACGGTGAAGGATGACCAGGGCCGGCCCACCGTCATGGCCCTGCTCAAGGGCGTGCCCGGCCGCCTCTACCCGGTGGGCCGCCTCGACTTCAACTCCGAGGGCCTGCTGCTCATGACCAACGACGGCGCCCTGGCCCAGGTGCTCATGGGCCCCGAGCACGAGATCCCGAAGGTCTACCTGGTGAAGGTGCACCGCAACCTCCGGCCCGAGCTGATGAAGGAGCTGCAGGAGGGCTTCCTCCTCAGCGGACGGCGCCTCAAGCCCTGCCACATCGAGGTCGCCGAGAAGGGCGACAACCCCTGGCTGAAGGTGACGCTCACGGAGGGCAAGAACCAGCAGATCCGACGCATGTTCGCGGCCGTGGGGCACCCGGTCAGCAAGCTGCGCCGTGTGCAGTTCGGCCCCCTGTCGGACCCCATGCTGAAGCCCGGGGCCTGGCGGTTCCTGCACCCCCAGGAGATCGCGGCGATCAAGAGTCTGTAG
- a CDS encoding AI-2E family transporter, whose product MEGRGRIPLRFALAAATALLALWLLRRALAPFFLAMVLAYLLGPLVDGLERRLGRPWSVVAVLSAFVASAVGLLMVLVPWLVDQGERLAASLPRWRQALEAKLLPWFQAHPAWQVRLDRGLEGLDPGLLLRGLRATGGGLLGCFLDLLALILVPLILYYLLLEGPRLVATLRGLAPPRHRERLDRMAGAIHQRLGGYIRGQAAVAAAMALLQGLALTILGVPYAWLVGLVAGVSNAVPYSPYLTALPPALVLAYLDGGRTAHLVTIAVVFLAVQKAEAFYFTPVWVGRASRLHPLEVLLALTAFGFWFGVLGLVFAVPLAVVLKVVAEELLADYRAHPWFGEEA is encoded by the coding sequence ATGGAGGGCCGGGGCCGGATCCCCCTGCGCTTCGCCCTGGCCGCGGCGACGGCCCTGCTGGCCCTCTGGCTGCTGCGGCGGGCCCTGGCCCCCTTCTTCCTGGCCATGGTCCTGGCCTACCTGCTGGGTCCCCTCGTGGACGGCCTGGAACGGCGCCTGGGCCGACCCTGGAGCGTGGTGGCGGTGCTGAGCGCCTTCGTGGCCTCGGCCGTGGGCCTCCTGATGGTCCTGGTGCCCTGGCTGGTGGATCAGGGCGAGCGTCTGGCGGCCTCCCTGCCCCGCTGGAGGCAGGCCCTCGAGGCGAAGCTCTTGCCCTGGTTCCAGGCCCACCCGGCCTGGCAGGTCCGCCTGGACCGCGGCCTGGAGGGCCTGGACCCGGGCCTGCTGCTGCGCGGCCTGCGCGCCACCGGCGGCGGGCTGCTGGGCTGCTTCCTGGACCTGCTCGCCCTCATCCTCGTGCCCCTGATCCTCTACTACCTGCTGCTGGAGGGCCCCCGGCTCGTCGCCACCCTCCGGGGCCTGGCGCCCCCGCGCCACCGGGAGCGCCTGGACCGCATGGCCGGGGCCATCCACCAGCGTCTGGGCGGCTACATCCGCGGCCAGGCCGCCGTGGCCGCCGCCATGGCGCTGCTCCAGGGTCTCGCCCTGACGATCCTCGGGGTGCCCTACGCATGGCTGGTGGGTCTGGTGGCCGGTGTGTCGAATGCCGTGCCCTATTCCCCCTACCTGACCGCCCTGCCGCCGGCCCTGGTGCTGGCCTACCTGGACGGCGGACGCACCGCGCACCTCGTGACCATCGCCGTGGTGTTCCTCGCCGTGCAGAAGGCCGAGGCCTTCTATTTCACGCCGGTCTGGGTGGGCCGCGCCAGCCGCCTGCATCCCCTGGAGGTGCTGCTGGCCCTCACGGCGTTCGGCTTCTGGTTCGGGGTGCTGGGGCTCGTCTTCGCCGTGCCCCTGGCCGTGGTCCTGAAGGTGGTGGCCGAGGAGCTGCTGGCGGACTACCGGGCCCATCCCTGGTTCGGCGAGGAAGCCTGA
- a CDS encoding M1 family metallopeptidase: MGRRMVAALVVFAAMGLGAAPRTWTPEKWFEKPKSPRIANYRIDAVLDFEHKTLEATETLSWRNTGTAPTQELPLHLYLNAFKGPQSLFVKESGGRLRSDHQDRPSEAASWGYCRLVSARMEGRDLQGHTGEDETVHWLKLPRPVAPGETIQVEIAWENRYPKVFARSGWADDFLLSGQWFPKVGVYQGDRWNCHAYHANTEYFADFGVYDVSLSLPNALGLAHTGTQTNFITEVEQDPKRPLNVIWRLHAEDVHDFAWAVMPRESWRNPAMIEYRGVQVFYYINDRNRGNFQRQRRAVENALRWSEEWYFRYPYPTLTVIDTPKEAEGADGMEYPTLITASSVTFDPLQQRFEPEVVATHEYGHQFFYGMLASNEFEEPWLDEGFNSWFTHKAMERSYHSLLGGRRFQVPTDFPEWAGYWSLPSADPLTRFGFRTLNMQSYFATNYGKATLVLNQLEAMLGRPVMEQVVRAYAQEMAFHHPTRNDFRRIAERVSGHDLSAFWRDFVEGTEVLDYAIRGVKTREVTQGGWLFSEKAPVFAAPQPAAPGRVGSITLERKGGLKVPITLWVRLENREEQRLVWDGQDRWVTYEFDSPVAAAVLDPDGNYPMLKDRLHASYTPKPVKRGFYYWSQVVWGAVAGWLQGCGIG; the protein is encoded by the coding sequence ATGGGACGCCGCATGGTGGCTGCGCTGGTGGTGTTCGCGGCCATGGGACTGGGCGCGGCGCCGCGGACCTGGACGCCGGAGAAGTGGTTCGAGAAGCCGAAGTCGCCACGGATCGCCAACTACCGGATCGATGCGGTGCTGGACTTCGAGCACAAGACGCTGGAAGCGACCGAGACTCTGTCCTGGCGGAACACGGGCACGGCGCCCACGCAGGAGCTGCCCCTGCACCTCTACCTCAATGCCTTCAAGGGCCCCCAGAGCCTCTTCGTGAAGGAGAGCGGCGGGCGCCTGCGGAGCGACCACCAGGACCGGCCTTCGGAGGCCGCCTCCTGGGGCTACTGCCGGCTGGTCAGCGCCCGCATGGAGGGCCGGGACCTGCAGGGCCACACGGGCGAGGATGAGACCGTTCACTGGCTGAAGCTGCCGCGGCCGGTGGCGCCGGGCGAGACCATCCAGGTGGAGATCGCCTGGGAGAACCGCTACCCGAAAGTTTTCGCCCGCAGCGGGTGGGCGGATGACTTCCTCCTGTCGGGCCAGTGGTTCCCCAAGGTGGGGGTCTACCAGGGCGATCGCTGGAACTGCCACGCCTACCACGCGAACACGGAGTATTTCGCGGATTTCGGCGTCTACGACGTGTCCCTGTCCCTGCCGAACGCCCTGGGCCTGGCCCACACGGGGACGCAGACCAACTTCATCACCGAGGTGGAACAGGATCCCAAGCGCCCGCTGAACGTGATCTGGCGCCTGCACGCGGAGGACGTCCACGACTTCGCCTGGGCCGTGATGCCCCGGGAGAGCTGGCGCAATCCCGCCATGATCGAGTACCGCGGCGTGCAGGTCTTCTACTACATCAACGACCGCAACCGGGGGAACTTCCAGCGCCAGCGCCGGGCGGTGGAGAACGCCCTGCGCTGGAGCGAGGAGTGGTACTTCCGGTATCCCTACCCCACGCTCACGGTCATCGATACGCCGAAGGAGGCCGAGGGGGCCGACGGCATGGAATATCCGACGCTGATCACCGCCAGTTCCGTCACCTTCGATCCCCTGCAGCAGCGCTTCGAGCCCGAGGTGGTGGCCACCCATGAGTACGGCCACCAGTTCTTCTACGGGATGCTGGCCAGCAACGAGTTCGAGGAACCGTGGCTGGACGAGGGCTTCAACAGCTGGTTCACCCACAAGGCCATGGAGCGCAGCTACCACAGCCTGCTGGGCGGGCGGCGCTTCCAGGTGCCTACGGACTTCCCGGAGTGGGCGGGCTACTGGTCCCTGCCCTCCGCCGATCCCCTCACGCGCTTCGGGTTCAGGACCCTGAACATGCAGAGCTACTTCGCGACAAACTACGGGAAGGCCACCCTGGTCCTGAACCAGCTCGAGGCCATGCTGGGCCGGCCCGTGATGGAGCAGGTGGTGCGGGCCTACGCGCAGGAGATGGCCTTCCACCACCCGACCCGGAACGATTTCAGGCGTATTGCCGAACGGGTGTCGGGGCACGATCTGTCAGCCTTCTGGCGGGACTTCGTGGAGGGGACGGAAGTCCTCGACTACGCCATCCGGGGCGTGAAGACCCGGGAGGTCACCCAGGGCGGCTGGCTCTTCTCGGAGAAGGCGCCGGTCTTCGCGGCGCCGCAGCCCGCAGCGCCGGGCCGGGTGGGCTCCATCACCCTGGAGCGGAAGGGCGGCCTGAAGGTGCCCATCACGCTCTGGGTGCGCCTGGAGAACCGGGAGGAGCAGCGCCTCGTCTGGGATGGGCAGGACCGCTGGGTCACCTACGAGTTCGATTCCCCCGTCGCCGCGGCGGTGCTGGATCCCGACGGCAACTACCCCATGCTCAAGGACCGGCTCCATGCCAGCTACACGCCGAAGCCCGTGAAGCGCGGCTTCTACTACTGGTCCCAGGTGGTCTGGGGCGCCGTGGCCGGCTGGCTGCAGGGCTGCGGGATCGGCTAG
- a CDS encoding CDP-alcohol phosphatidyltransferase family protein yields MNATSPLTLPNALTLLRILAIPFFAIAVWYGHHWQAFILFAAAGITDLLDGLIARAFNQGSDLGAVLDPAADKLLMTTAFILLAWRTQGMTAPIPVWVAILAISRDLLISFYAFASVDRLSDNKFHPSFLGKLSTAAQLVVVALCLMFNALGYRSWMDPFLPEMFWVVGALVLASGIHYFVRATRATVA; encoded by the coding sequence ATGAACGCCACCAGCCCCCTGACCCTGCCCAACGCGCTGACCCTGCTGCGGATCCTGGCGATTCCCTTTTTCGCCATCGCGGTCTGGTACGGGCACCACTGGCAGGCCTTCATCCTGTTCGCCGCGGCGGGGATCACCGACCTGCTGGACGGACTCATCGCCCGGGCCTTCAACCAGGGTTCGGACTTGGGCGCCGTCCTGGATCCTGCGGCGGACAAGTTGCTGATGACCACGGCCTTCATCCTCCTGGCCTGGCGCACCCAGGGCATGACCGCCCCCATCCCCGTCTGGGTGGCCATTCTGGCCATCTCGCGGGATCTGCTGATCTCCTTCTATGCCTTCGCTTCCGTGGACCGCCTCAGCGACAACAAGTTCCACCCGAGCTTCCTGGGCAAGCTGAGCACCGCCGCGCAGCTGGTCGTCGTCGCTCTGTGCCTGATGTTCAACGCCCTCGGGTACCGGTCCTGGATGGACCCGTTCCTGCCGGAGATGTTCTGGGTGGTGGGCGCGCTGGTGCTGGCCTCGGGCATCCACTACTTCGTGCGGGCCACCCGGGCGACCGTGGCCTGA
- the pyrF gene encoding orotidine-5'-phosphate decarboxylase, whose amino-acid sequence MNPAPATLTPRERLVVALDLPTAQEALAMAGRLAGRVGMLKVGLELFCAEGPAFVRELQQQAPVFLDLKLHDIPTTVRRALESLLKLDPRLINVHVQGGPAMLEAAVEAVRAHRAAGGRTELLAVTVLTSLDREALAALGHAGRAEDLALAYAKLAHQAGCDGVVCSAWEAASIREACGGAFHRLTPGIRPAGAATQDQARVMTPAQALKQGSTWLVVGRPITHAADPAAAAEAIVAEMEA is encoded by the coding sequence TTGAACCCAGCTCCAGCAACCCTCACGCCCCGGGAGCGCCTTGTCGTGGCCCTGGACCTGCCCACGGCCCAGGAGGCCCTGGCCATGGCCGGGCGCCTGGCGGGCCGGGTGGGCATGTTGAAGGTGGGCTTGGAGTTGTTCTGCGCCGAGGGGCCCGCGTTCGTCCGGGAGCTCCAGCAGCAGGCGCCGGTCTTCCTGGATCTGAAGCTCCACGACATCCCCACCACCGTGCGCCGGGCCCTGGAATCGCTGCTGAAGCTGGATCCGCGCCTCATCAATGTCCATGTTCAGGGCGGCCCCGCCATGCTGGAGGCGGCCGTGGAGGCCGTGCGCGCCCACCGGGCCGCCGGCGGCCGGACCGAGCTGCTGGCCGTGACCGTGCTCACCAGCCTGGACCGGGAGGCCCTGGCGGCCCTGGGCCATGCGGGGCGCGCCGAGGATCTGGCCCTGGCCTACGCGAAGCTGGCCCACCAGGCGGGCTGCGATGGCGTGGTGTGCTCGGCCTGGGAGGCCGCCAGCATCCGCGAGGCCTGTGGCGGGGCCTTCCACCGCCTCACCCCGGGCATCCGCCCTGCCGGCGCCGCCACCCAGGATCAGGCCCGGGTGATGACGCCCGCCCAGGCCCTGAAGCAGGGCTCCACCTGGCTGGTGGTGGGACGGCCCATCACCCACGCGGCGGATCCCGCCGCTGCCGCGGAAGCCATCGTCGCGGAAATGGAAGCCTGA
- a CDS encoding SDR family oxidoreductase translates to MNPELDGKVALVTAASKGLGRASAEALARAGCDLAICSRDQAAVEKAAEEIRRATGRAVLPVAADLARAEDVQRVVEAAKTAYGRVDVLVSNTGGPQPGPFMAFDDAAWQGAFDALLMPAVRLARAVVPGMAERNWGRILFITSSAVKQPIPALVLSNSLRAAVTAMAKTLAGQVAKDGITVNCVAPGRIYTDRVRFLDGEAAKASGRSMEDIQAEQGARIPVGRYGEPREFGEAVAFLAGPGASYITGTTLAVDGGAISSLL, encoded by the coding sequence ATGAATCCGGAACTGGATGGCAAAGTGGCGCTCGTGACGGCGGCCAGCAAGGGGCTGGGCCGGGCCTCGGCCGAGGCCCTGGCACGGGCCGGCTGCGACCTGGCCATCTGCAGCCGGGACCAGGCGGCCGTGGAGAAGGCGGCGGAGGAGATCCGCCGGGCCACCGGCCGCGCCGTGCTGCCCGTGGCCGCGGACCTGGCCCGCGCCGAGGATGTCCAGCGGGTGGTCGAGGCCGCCAAGACGGCCTATGGCCGCGTGGATGTGCTGGTTTCCAATACGGGCGGGCCGCAGCCCGGGCCCTTCATGGCCTTCGATGACGCCGCCTGGCAGGGGGCCTTCGACGCCCTGCTGATGCCCGCGGTGCGCCTGGCGCGGGCCGTGGTGCCCGGCATGGCGGAGCGGAACTGGGGTCGGATCCTCTTCATCACCTCCAGCGCGGTCAAGCAGCCCATCCCCGCGCTGGTCCTGTCCAACTCGCTGCGGGCCGCCGTGACGGCCATGGCCAAGACCCTCGCCGGGCAGGTGGCGAAGGACGGCATCACCGTGAACTGCGTGGCGCCGGGGCGCATCTACACGGACCGGGTGCGGTTCCTGGACGGCGAAGCCGCCAAGGCCAGCGGCCGCTCCATGGAGGACATCCAGGCGGAGCAGGGCGCCCGCATCCCGGTCGGCCGCTATGGCGAGCCGCGGGAGTTCGGCGAGGCCGTGGCCTTCCTCGCCGGCCCCGGCGCCTCCTACATCACCGGCACCACCCTGGCGGTGGATGGCGGGGCGATCTCCTCCCTCCTGTAG
- a CDS encoding FeoA family protein — MTQNLSIPLSDLQPGDQGEVVQVQAQGPIRQRLLEMGFIRGVRLRVEKLAPLGDPMELVIKGYHLSLRRDESACILVHRVA, encoded by the coding sequence ATGACTCAAAATCTATCAATCCCCCTGAGCGACCTCCAGCCGGGGGACCAGGGAGAGGTGGTCCAGGTCCAGGCCCAGGGTCCCATCCGGCAGCGCCTGCTGGAGATGGGCTTCATCCGCGGGGTGCGTCTGCGGGTCGAGAAGTTGGCGCCCCTGGGCGATCCCATGGAACTCGTGATCAAGGGCTACCACCTGTCGCTGCGGCGGGACGAGAGCGCCTGCATCCTCGTCCACCGGGTGGCCTGA
- the feoB gene encoding ferrous iron transport protein B, whose product MSLTIALAGNPNCGKTTLFNALTGARHHVGNWPGVTVERRSGTFEQDGSVLEVVDLPGTYSLAARSEDERVASRFLASPDVDLVLNVLDASNLERNLYLSTQLLELGKPVAFVLNMVDDAGNRGVHIDVAALETLLGGPVIPTVGNREQGIPELKTLLAAMARGESNRCRRITVDYGHDIEGELAKLETEICRDERLEASMPPRWLALQLLENNADAKRRVAESHASEAIGQQLAKSFAFLEPHLGADGATLIAERRYGFAHGLVKEVATAPDEGQTPTSRLDAVLTHRWLGIPIFLGILALVYSLSFVLGKIPQDWIAEGFKALSGFAEARLPAGELTSLLVDGVIPGVSAVIVFVPVIMILMGCIAFLEDTGYMARAAFIMDRLMHVMGLHGKSFIPLIMGSGCNVPAIQAARTIESRQDRLITILVTPLVSCSARLQVFIVIAGTFFTPFKAALVIIGMHFLGLGLAVLMGRMLRSALFSGPSSPFVMELPPYRLPVLKATAIHMWEKGSVFLTRAGTTIFAGATLIWFLSRYPGIANREWTAQYQDQRQAVQALKLPAAETEDRLKALQLAHESRIVNTSLAARLGQKVEPVLRPILDPDHKRAEAWKDVIALTAGFVAKEIVVSTMAVIHQASDEPKEGERLSPLQVALRDGSGLSPLTALAFMVFTLIYTPCLGTIAMIRREAGSWGWAGFTILYGLVLGWGLAWVTVAAGRALGFA is encoded by the coding sequence ATGTCCCTCACCATCGCCCTGGCAGGCAATCCCAACTGCGGTAAGACCACGCTGTTCAACGCCCTCACCGGGGCCCGCCACCATGTGGGCAACTGGCCCGGCGTCACGGTGGAGCGGCGCAGTGGGACCTTCGAGCAGGACGGCTCGGTCCTGGAGGTGGTGGACCTCCCCGGCACCTACTCGCTGGCGGCCCGCAGCGAGGATGAGCGTGTCGCTTCCCGGTTCCTGGCCTCGCCCGACGTGGACCTGGTCCTGAACGTCCTCGACGCCTCGAACCTGGAGCGCAACCTCTACCTCAGCACCCAGCTGCTGGAGCTGGGCAAGCCCGTCGCCTTCGTCCTCAACATGGTGGATGACGCCGGGAACCGCGGCGTCCACATCGACGTGGCGGCGCTGGAGACCCTGCTGGGCGGCCCGGTGATCCCCACCGTGGGCAACCGCGAGCAGGGCATTCCCGAGCTCAAGACCCTCCTGGCGGCCATGGCCCGCGGCGAATCCAACCGCTGCCGGCGCATCACCGTGGACTACGGCCACGACATCGAGGGCGAGCTGGCCAAGCTCGAAACGGAGATCTGCCGGGACGAGCGGCTCGAGGCCTCCATGCCCCCCCGCTGGCTGGCCCTCCAGCTGCTGGAGAACAACGCCGACGCCAAGCGCCGGGTGGCGGAGAGCCACGCCAGCGAGGCCATCGGGCAGCAGTTGGCGAAGAGCTTCGCCTTCCTGGAACCCCACCTGGGCGCCGATGGCGCGACCCTCATCGCCGAGCGCCGCTACGGCTTCGCCCACGGGCTGGTGAAGGAAGTGGCCACGGCCCCGGACGAGGGGCAGACGCCGACCTCCCGCCTGGACGCGGTTCTCACCCACCGGTGGCTCGGCATCCCCATCTTCCTGGGCATCCTGGCCCTGGTCTATTCGCTGTCCTTCGTCCTCGGGAAGATCCCCCAGGACTGGATCGCGGAGGGCTTCAAGGCCCTGTCGGGCTTTGCCGAGGCCCGCCTGCCGGCGGGCGAGCTGACCAGCCTGCTGGTGGATGGGGTGATCCCCGGCGTGAGCGCCGTGATCGTCTTCGTGCCCGTGATCATGATCCTCATGGGCTGCATCGCCTTCCTGGAGGACACGGGCTACATGGCCCGGGCGGCCTTCATCATGGACCGGCTCATGCATGTCATGGGCCTCCACGGGAAGAGCTTCATCCCCCTCATCATGGGCAGCGGCTGCAACGTGCCGGCCATCCAGGCCGCCCGCACCATCGAGAGCCGGCAGGACCGCCTCATCACGATCCTGGTGACGCCCCTCGTGAGCTGCTCGGCGCGCCTCCAGGTCTTCATCGTCATCGCCGGGACCTTCTTCACGCCGTTCAAGGCGGCCCTGGTCATCATCGGCATGCACTTCCTGGGCCTGGGCCTGGCGGTGCTCATGGGCCGCATGCTGCGCAGCGCCCTGTTCAGCGGGCCCAGCTCGCCCTTCGTGATGGAGCTGCCGCCCTATCGGCTGCCGGTCCTGAAGGCCACGGCCATCCACATGTGGGAGAAGGGCTCGGTCTTCCTCACCCGCGCCGGCACGACCATCTTTGCGGGCGCCACGCTGATCTGGTTCCTCTCGCGCTATCCCGGCATCGCCAACCGCGAATGGACGGCCCAGTACCAGGACCAGCGCCAGGCTGTGCAGGCCCTGAAGCTGCCCGCGGCGGAGACGGAGGACCGCCTGAAGGCCCTCCAGCTGGCCCACGAGAGCCGCATCGTGAACACGAGCCTGGCGGCCCGCCTCGGGCAGAAGGTCGAGCCCGTGCTCCGGCCCATCCTGGATCCGGACCACAAGCGCGCCGAGGCCTGGAAGGATGTCATCGCCCTCACCGCCGGTTTCGTGGCCAAGGAGATCGTCGTCTCCACCATGGCGGTCATCCATCAGGCCAGCGATGAACCCAAGGAGGGCGAGCGGCTCAGCCCGCTCCAGGTGGCCCTGCGGGACGGTTCGGGCCTGAGCCCCCTCACGGCCCTGGCCTTCATGGTCTTCACCCTCATCTACACGCCCTGCCTGGGCACCATCGCCATGATCCGCCGCGAGGCGGGCAGCTGGGGCTGGGCGGGCTTCACCATCCTCTACGGGCTGGTCCTGGGCTGGGGCCTGGCCTGGGTCACCGTGGCGGCCGGTCGCGCCCTCGGCTTCGCGTGA
- a CDS encoding transglycosylase domain-containing protein: protein MGPVVLDPPGDRPPLLVVDRIAVQPRLWRLVRGHLEAGAVTLQGVHVHAGRQGERFADLARTLRPDKLHMTRPGPGRNVPAPPVVAFSGLEVRFEGSSSRQPRVVPPLVFGPLGGRIHLDRLGERTHASIATVGPGRAEGAIEATWGGGPGALQIRLHGLGAEALPESLRATLPLEIRAGTVDLSFEAPHLETLSQGEGQLTFVTRNLAVFAERLAPEPVGSLSLKVAGLVRWDAGARTVALVEATAALDDAGRAALKVALSVAARPEPHFELALRATAVDWTVLTAALPPTLAPPRGAPGLTGILAGALTVAGPLGQPAEWRLEGEVDPSHLKPAPANNGPDLARPFVYEAHLTRGGTRRVTIGPENPAFVPLGELPNHLVRAVLESEDAGFYGHKGFDLSEVQEALSNGGRLRGASTLTQQLAKNLFLSRDRTLSRKVREALATVALEVAVGKRRILEVYLNLAEWGDGVNGIGEAAQHWFGKDARTLSTKEAALLATVIPNPVRYEMYRRRGALTPAWEARVGDLLAKLHATGVLDDEGLRAAEAETLIFTTSPGSNRAQPDLRFKPVVPVRLADKGRRN from the coding sequence ATGGGACCGGTCGTGCTCGACCCACCCGGTGATCGGCCTCCCCTTCTCGTGGTCGACCGGATCGCCGTTCAACCGCGTCTGTGGCGCCTGGTCCGCGGTCACCTGGAGGCCGGGGCGGTCACCCTGCAAGGCGTGCACGTCCATGCGGGTCGGCAGGGGGAGCGTTTCGCGGACCTTGCGCGCACCCTCCGCCCAGACAAGCTGCACATGACCAGACCGGGGCCGGGACGCAACGTGCCTGCCCCGCCGGTGGTCGCCTTCTCCGGGCTGGAGGTGCGCTTCGAGGGCTCGTCGTCCCGGCAACCGCGCGTTGTCCCCCCCCTCGTATTCGGTCCGCTGGGCGGACGCATTCACCTCGATCGTCTGGGGGAGCGCACCCATGCCTCGATCGCGACCGTGGGGCCAGGGCGCGCGGAGGGTGCGATCGAGGCCACCTGGGGTGGTGGCCCTGGCGCACTGCAGATCCGGCTCCACGGGCTGGGCGCCGAGGCGCTCCCGGAAAGCCTGCGTGCGACTCTTCCCCTCGAGATCCGAGCCGGCACCGTCGATCTCTCATTCGAGGCGCCGCACCTTGAGACGCTCTCCCAGGGCGAGGGCCAGCTCACGTTCGTCACGCGCAACCTCGCGGTGTTCGCCGAGCGGCTCGCTCCCGAGCCGGTGGGCTCGCTCTCGCTGAAGGTCGCGGGCCTCGTGCGCTGGGATGCTGGGGCCCGGACCGTGGCCCTGGTGGAGGCAACGGCGGCCCTGGACGACGCGGGCCGGGCCGCGCTGAAGGTCGCGCTCTCCGTCGCGGCGCGCCCCGAGCCTCACTTCGAGCTCGCCCTTCGCGCGACCGCAGTGGACTGGACGGTCCTCACCGCAGCACTCCCCCCGACGCTCGCGCCCCCGCGCGGAGCCCCGGGGCTCACGGGCATCCTCGCCGGCGCACTCACAGTTGCCGGTCCGCTTGGCCAGCCGGCCGAATGGCGGCTCGAGGGAGAGGTGGACCCGAGCCACCTCAAGCCAGCACCGGCCAACAACGGACCTGATCTGGCGCGCCCCTTCGTCTACGAGGCACACCTCACGCGTGGCGGTACGCGGCGGGTGACTATCGGCCCGGAGAACCCGGCGTTTGTGCCGCTGGGCGAGCTTCCGAACCACCTCGTGCGCGCGGTGCTCGAAAGCGAGGATGCCGGCTTCTACGGGCACAAGGGCTTCGACCTGTCTGAGGTCCAGGAGGCCCTGTCCAATGGAGGCCGACTGCGCGGCGCTTCCACCCTCACCCAGCAGCTCGCGAAGAACCTCTTCCTGTCACGCGACCGCACGCTCTCGCGCAAGGTTCGCGAGGCGCTCGCGACCGTCGCGCTCGAGGTGGCGGTGGGGAAGCGCAGGATCCTCGAGGTCTATCTCAACCTGGCGGAGTGGGGCGACGGTGTGAACGGGATCGGCGAGGCCGCCCAGCACTGGTTCGGCAAGGACGCGCGCACCCTGAGCACCAAGGAGGCCGCCCTGCTCGCCACCGTGATCCCGAACCCAGTGCGGTATGAAATGTACCGCAGGCGAGGTGCACTCACGCCCGCCTGGGAAGCGCGGGTGGGCGACCTGCTCGCGAAGCTCCACGCCACCGGAGTGCTCGACGACGAAGGGCTGCGTGCCGCGGAGGCGGAGACACTCATATTCACCACAAGCCCGGGTTCTAATCGGGCCCAACCTGACCTGCGTTTTAAACCTGTGGTTCCGGTAAGGCTGGCTGATAAGGGTCGCCGAAACTAA
- a CDS encoding DUF2721 domain-containing protein, translating into MPVPVPPVSAQTITDISHVIQLSVAPVFLLTSIGTILGVLSTRLARIVDRARALKDLLEMAPERRHQAIHDEMQTLARRRRFINFAITAGTTAALLVCVSIATVFLGAVLKASVAVPVALLFILAMAAFVAALVFFLREILLAVRSLHLA; encoded by the coding sequence ATGCCCGTCCCCGTGCCTCCCGTCTCCGCCCAGACCATCACCGACATCTCCCACGTCATCCAGCTGTCGGTGGCGCCTGTCTTCCTCCTTACGTCCATCGGGACGATCCTCGGGGTGCTGTCCACACGGCTGGCGCGCATCGTGGACCGGGCCCGGGCGCTGAAGGACCTCCTGGAGATGGCGCCCGAGCGCCGGCATCAGGCCATCCATGACGAGATGCAGACGCTGGCCCGGCGGCGGCGCTTCATCAACTTCGCCATCACCGCCGGCACCACCGCGGCGCTGCTGGTCTGCGTCAGCATCGCCACCGTGTTCCTGGGGGCCGTGCTGAAGGCCAGCGTGGCCGTGCCCGTGGCCCTGCTCTTCATCCTGGCCATGGCGGCCTTCGTGGCGGCGCTGGTGTTCTTCCTGCGGGAGATCCTCCTGGCGGTGCGGAGCCTCCACCTGGCCTGA